A genome region from Calliopsis andreniformis isolate RMS-2024a chromosome 2, iyCalAndr_principal, whole genome shotgun sequence includes the following:
- the LOC143187042 gene encoding uncharacterized protein LOC143187042, producing the protein MQLTSCCGCYSVRTGTIIIGILDIILSIISLVLIFVLNVEWKTILLDVDQDIVKIIYAINLCMTILIAVLLLVGVYKKNTFMMLPWVILGLILAVGLLVSIVYTAIMFFINHDVISGVVWLVTGFISLVIYIYMWLVVYSHFQQLRYDKMNGRIGPYGKPYNYRRP; encoded by the exons ATGCAGCTGACATCATGTTGCGGCTGTTACTCCGTCAGGACGGGGACGATAATAATCGGAATCCTCGATATA ATCCTCTCGATTATTTCGTTGGTTCTGATTTTCGTTCTGAACGTGGAATGGAAAACGATACTGCTCGACGTGGATCAGGATATTGTCAAGATCATTTATGCGATTAATCTCTGCATGACGATTCTTATTGCGGTCCTGCTGTTAGTAGGTGTCTATAAG AAAAACACGTTCATGATGCTACCATGGGTAAtcctaggcttgattctagcAGTTGGATTGCTGGTCAGCATCGTGTACACTGCGATCATGTTTTTTATAAACCATGATGTAATAAGCGGTGTTGTCTGGCTCGTCACTGGTTTTATATCGCTTG TGATCTACATCTACATGTGGTTGGTAGTGTACAGCCACTTCCAGCAACTGAGGTACGACAAGATGAACGGCAGAATTGGCCCCTATGGGAAACCATACAATTATCGACGCCCTTGA
- the LOC143187033 gene encoding UPF0764 protein C16orf89 homolog yields MKVLRRVSNIKIIVFLFCSLPCIHGKFVPQDFEENLTALAKVVNYVYQRPQQMNADATFSITIVEANVAAMLFHKNARYLHDEYWETLLKVLKICDRIRRYLLDTIAPENEDIQLLHETLNDPTLWMQSISWKNGTLDTESPTLDELINQNVRELIMQGTPKEEESDRCLAEIIRNKLSLNYRIPEVCLDILQRRDVTRGYPLTHRLLIIQVAKAMKCDNNLSTRTSDVISLYCSAILRDLIDIEAYGFPYNTADLMMEEVLLCGMEGFLEFTDRHYEKLLLNWSHPSGCFSSFVNKFSRQPRLVRRSSTLTDFGCDSHATGLAAASLSLFIRQNVENAFK; encoded by the exons ATGAAGGTCCTTCGAAGGGTTTCGAACATTAAGATCATTGTTTTCCTTTTCTGTTCCTTACCCTGCATCCATGGAAAATTCGTTCCTCAGGATTTTG AAGAGAACTTGACAGCGCTTGCTAAAGTGGTCAATTACGTATATCAGAGGCCTCAACAAATGAATGCAGACGCAACGTTCTCCATTACCATTGTTGAAG CGAATGTGGCTGCCATGCTTTTTCATAAAAACGCTCGGTACCTCCACGATGAGTACTGGGAAACCCTTTTAAAGGTTTTAAAGATTTGTGATAGAATTCGACGGTACCTACTCGATACCATTGCCCCAGAAAACGAGGATATTCAGCTAC TGCACGAGACATTAAATGATCCTACTTTATGGATGCAATCGATATCCTGGAAAAATGGCACGCTAGATACCGAAAGCCCCACTCTTGACGAGTTAATAAACCAAAATGTTCGGGAATTGATAATGCAAGGCACACCCAAGGAAGAAGAAAGCGATCGATGCTTGGCTGAGATTATTCGCAATAAATTGAGCCTAAATTATCGAATTCCTGAAGTTTGTCTAGACATACTGCAGAGACGCGATGTCACTAGAGGATACCCTCTCACTCACAGattattaattatccaagtcGCTAAAGCG ATGAAGTGTGATAATAATTTATCGACACGAACCTCTGATGTGATATCTCTCTACTGTTCTGCGATTCTTCGAGATCTAATTGACATTGAAGCATATGGATTTCCTTATAATACAGCAGACTTAATGATGGAAGAAG TCCTTCTATGTGGCATGGAAGGCTTCCTCGAGTTCACTGACAGACACTACGAAAAGTTACTCCTGAATTGGTCTCATCCCAGTGGCTGCTTCAGTTCTTTCGT AAACAAATTTTCCAGGCAGCCCCGACTGGTTCGAAGGTCCTCCACATTAACTGACTTTGGCTGTGACAGTCATGCCACCGGCTTGGCCGCTGCATCTCTGTCTTTATTCATCCGCCAGAACGTGGAAAACGCATTTAAGTAG